One window of Stigmatopora nigra isolate UIUO_SnigA chromosome 14, RoL_Snig_1.1, whole genome shotgun sequence genomic DNA carries:
- the LOC144207602 gene encoding protocadherin alpha-C2-like isoform X1, whose protein sequence is MHLDWLLAMATRADCRLCFIFLMYGGFTTGEITYSIPEELEKGAQVGDVARHLNLEVSQFVSRRARVTPQNGRRYVAVHRQSGKLVVNERIDRETLCPASAATCSLDLELQLDEPPERHRVKVDIADVNDNAPRFPQSEYFLQVSESAVAGSKFHVEAALDPDEGSNSVHGYHLDPNRHLSLDSIKPPANNKHIELILKKPYDREQMSSDGLVLTVVDGGTPQRSGTAKINVRVLDANDNAPVFDRSVYRIKMYENSAPGTPLIKLNATDADEGSNGDVLYSFGSYTPERVRRMFSLDADTGEITAKEALDREEASSYEMYVQATDKGPAAVPAHCKVVVEVLDLNDNVPEITLASINSPVREDARVDTVVAVVVVSDRDSGANRGVVLELAPPSPFKIKPFRNRYTVVTSGALDRESVSSYNLTIRATDEGTPPLSSEVTFAVEVADVNDNPPRFEQTSYTVYVSENNAPGSPLCAVRAADADTGENARVGYAILDDYNYGVPVASYVGVRAATGEAYALRTFDFEKLREFHFQVKAQDHGGIPLSRVVTVYVYVVDENDHRPRIVYPSADGSHDAETLARDAEAGALVAKVVAWDGDAGRNAWLMYALHPSDANSDLFKVHGRTGEIRTTRRVTEENATSFALTVVVSDDGLPPLSSTATVRVRVTQLLPKMSGDPKRIVRPDSPLMFSHVTIYLIIALCATTFVFLVTVCVLAIVRCHAYCARPASPRPASQTGPPQGSVATGARRPGSAGGQPGSGVVLRRDLKVEPRYIEVRANGSVTKTYCYKTCLTATSGSDTFMFYNTGRPHSGTWGSGYVTSHSGCSQIVVRRLSMPDATAIQPKMPNSDWRYSASLRAGGVMQSSVHMEESAVMQGAQGVLVQNWPTVSSAADAEGGEVSPPMGAGVDSNSWHFRYGPGGPGAPPQHLKPGEVPPEAFIIPGSPAIISIRQNQGGEDDKSDFITFGKKEEAKKKKKKKKDKKDKKDKNKDDDE, encoded by the exons ATGCATTTGGATTGGCTCCTCGCCATGGCAACAAGGGCAGATTGCAGattatgtttcatttttttaatgtacggTGGCTTCACCACGGGGGAGATTACCTACTCGATTCCCGAGGAGCTGGAGAAGGGAGCACAGGTGGGCGACGTCGCCCGCCATCTCAATCTGGAGGTCAGTCAATTTGTCAGCAGACGCGCACGGGTGACACCTCAGAACGGACGCAGGTACGTGGCCGTCCATCGCCAAAGCGGCAAGTTGGTGGTGAACGAGCGAATAGATCGAGAGACCCTCTGCCCGGCCAGCGCCGCCACGTGTTCGCTGGATCTGGAACTGCAACTGGACGAGCCCCCGGAAAGGCATCGCGTCAAAGTGGATATCGCCGACGTCAACGACAACGCGCCCAGGTTCCCGCAGTCGGAGTATTTCCTGCAGGTGTCCGAATCCGCCGTGGCCGGTTCCAAGTTCCACGTGGAGGCGGCTCTGGATCCGGACGAGGGCTCCAACTCGGTCCATGGCTACCACCTGGACCCCAACCGCCATCTGAGCCTGGATTCCATTAAGCCCCCCGCTAATAACAAGCACATTGAGCTGATTTTGAAAAAGCCCTACGACCGCGAACAGATGTCGTCCGACGGGCTCGTCCTGACGGTGGTGGACGGTGGCACCCCGCAGAGAAGCGGCACGGCCAAAATCAACGTGCGCGTCCTGGACGCCAACGACAACGCACCCGTCTTTGACCGCTCGGTGTATCGAATCAAAATGTACGAAAACTCAGCCCCGGGCACGCCCTTGATTAAGTTAAACGCCACGGATGCAGATGAGGGATCCAACGGGGACGTCTTATACTCCTTCGGCAGTTACACTCCAGAAAGGGTGAGGCGAATGTTTTCCCTGGATGCCGACACGGGCGAGATCACGGCCAAAGAGGCGCTGGACCGTGAGGAGGCGAGCTCGTACGAAATGTACGTTCAAGCGACGGATAAGGGACCCGCCGCCGTGCCGGCGCACTGTAAAGTGGTGGTAGAAGTTTTAGACCTGAACGACAATGTCCCCGAAATAACCCTGGCTTCCATCAACTCTCCCGTACGCGAGGACGCACGCGTGGACACGGTGGTCGCCGTGGTCGTCGTCAGCGATCGAGATTCCGGAGCTAACCGGGGAGTGGTCCTGGAGCTGGCGCCTCCCTCTCCCTTTAAAATCAAACCTTTCCGCAACCGCTACACCGTGGTGACCTCTGGCGCCCTGGACCGCGAAAGCGTCTCGTCCTACAATCTGACCATTCGCGCCACGGACGAGGGCACCCCGCCTCTGTCGTCCGAGGTGACCTTTGCCGTGGAGGTGGCCGACGTCAACGACAACCCGCCTCGCTTTGAGCAGACCTCGTACACGGTTTACGTGAGCGAGAACAACGCCCCCGGTTCGCCGCTGTGCGCCGTGCGAGCCGCCGACGCAGATACGGGCGAAAACGCTCGCGTGGGCTACGCCATCCTCGACGACTACAATTACGGCGTCCCGGTGGCGAGCTATGTTGGCGTGAGAGCCGCCACGGGCGAGGCCTACGCCCTGCGTACCTTTGACTTTGAAAAGCTGAGAGAGTTTCACTTCCAGGTCAAAGCGCAGGACCACGGCGGGATTCCGCTGAGCCGCGTGGTCACCGTCTACGTTTACGTGGTGGATGAGAACGACCACCGGCCCAGGATCGTGTACCCATCCGCCGACGGGAGCCACGACGCGGAGACGCTGGCCAGGGACGCCGAGGCCGGGGCCTTGGTCGCCAAGGTGGTGGCGTGGGACGGAGATGCGGGCCGAAACGCTTGGCTAATGTACGCCCTGCACCCGTCCGACGCGAACTCTGACCTCTTCAAGGTGCACGGGCGCACCGGCGAGATCCGCACCACCAGGCGCGTCACGGAGGAGAACGCCACCTCCTTCGCTTTGACCGTGGTGGTGAGCGACGACGGCCTGCCGCCGCTGTCGTCCACCGCCACGGTCCGCGTTAGGGTGACGCAGCTCCTGCCCAAGATGAGCGGCGACCCCAAGCGTATTGTCAGGCCTGACAGCCCGTTGATGTTTTCCCACGTCACCATCTACCTCATCATCGCCTTGTGCGCCACCACCTTTGTCTTCTTGGTCACTGTCTGCGTTCTGGCCATCGTGCGTTGCCACGCCTACTGCGCCCGTCCCGCCTCCCCTCGCCCAGCGTCCCAGACGGGGCCCCCCCAGGGGAGCGTGGCAACGGGCGCGAGGCGGCCCGGCTCGGCCGGAGGTCAGCCGGGCTCCGGCGTGGTTCTTCGTCGAGACCTGAAAGTAGAGCCGCGTTATATCGAAGTGCGGGCAAACGGTTCCGTGACCAAGACGTACTGTTACAAAACGTGCCTGACGGCGACTTCGGGAAGCGACACCTTTATGTTCTACAACACGGGGCGTCCGCACAGCGGCACCTGGGGCTCGGGCTACGTCACCAGCCACAGCGGATGCAGCCAGATCGTGGTTCGCCGCCTCAGTATGCCAGATGCCACCGCCATTCAG CCCAAGATGCCAAATTCTGACTGGAGATATTCAGCCTCCCTGAGAGCAGGTGGTGTCATGCAGAG TTCAGTTCATATGGAGGAATCTGCGGTGATGCAGGGAGCCCAGGGGGTCCTGGTTCAGAACTGGCCCACAGTATCAAGTGCTGCTG ACGCCGAAGGCGGAGAGGTTTCTCCCCCGATGGGCGCCGGAGTGGACAGCAACAGCTGGCACTTCCGCTACGGGCCCGGGGGTCCCGGGGCACCCCCGCAACACCTGAAGCCCGGCGAGGTCCCGCCCGAGGCCTTCATCATCCCCGGCTCCCCCGCCATCATATCCATCCGGCAGAACCAGGGCGGCGAGGACGACAAGAGCGACTTCATCACCTTCGGCAAGAAGGAGGaggccaagaagaagaagaaaaagaagaaggacaAGAAGGACAAAAAGGATAAGAACAAGGATGACGACgagtaa
- the LOC144207602 gene encoding protocadherin alpha-5-like isoform X4, whose amino-acid sequence MRTCRQRLDWGIYLALLLCFDGSCASQLSYSIHEEANKGFVVGNIAKDLNLNLNELDTRGLRVVSSYSKEYFNINLLNGNLFVNQRIDREELCPNVAKCSLKIQAVLNNPMVAHRVEIIILDINDNSPSFIEQVYNLDIFESAFPGERYLLPVAVDADVGSNSVRSYKLSNNEHFTLDVQSGGEHRLSAELVLQKPLDREKQSHLALALTAMDGGKPPKSGSLQIRVNILDVNDNVPVFSKSLYKVSVNEDAAQGSVVIKLNATDKDEGMNSKIRYSFIKQGNDDLSNIFNLNEETGEIMIKGMLDYEETPAYEVRIQAKDQGHSPRSTHAKLLIEIIDINDNTPEISVTSLMTPVKENAEVGTIVALITVSDKDGGSKSVVNCEVVGSVPFKLKSNYKNDYSLVVDGALDRESNSLYNVTILATDEGSPPMSTSKTIPVQVSDVNDNAPHFTEPIFNVYVKENSPTGYSLCSIKATDPDLDENAKVSYALLDTYPRNNPISSLLHMNSDSGEILSLQSFDYEKVKTFQFKVQATDSGVPPLSSNITVNVYILDENDNSPAILAPYTEHGSVNSESIPYSAEAGYFVAKIRAVDADSGYNALLSYHLSEPKGNNNLFRIGTSTGEIRTKRKMSDNDLKSHPLLVLVSDNGASPLSATVSMDVLVLESAADSGIPFRHVPIKEESFSHLHLYLLVAIVAVSLVFLLSLLALVAFRCHRQTDGGLERYGAPMITTHPDGSWSYSKATQQYDVCFSSDTLKSDMVVFPTPFPPMEAELISINGGDTFSRTQTLPNTDKPKMPNSDWRYSASLRAGGVMQSSVHMEESAVMQGAQGVLVQNWPTVSSAADAEGGEVSPPMGAGVDSNSWHFRYGPGGPGAPPQHLKPGEVPPEAFIIPGSPAIISIRQNQGGEDDKSDFITFGKKEEAKKKKKKKKDKKDKKDKNKDDDE is encoded by the exons CAAAGACTCGATTGGGGGATTTACCTTGCTTTGCTTCTCTGTTTTGACGGCTCGTGCGCGTCGCAACTGTCCTACTCCATTCACGAGGAGGCAAACAAAGGCTTTGTGGTGGGGAATATCGCCAAGGATTTAAACCTCAACCTGAACGAACTGGACACCAGAGGGCTGCGTGTGGTTTCCAGCTACAGTAAAGAGTATTTTAACATCAATTTACTCAACGGGAATCTGTTTGTAAATCAGAGAATTGACAGGGAGGAGCTTTGTCCCAATGTGGCCAAATGTTCATTAAAGATACAAGCTGTGTTAAACAATCCAATGGTGGCACACCGCGTTGAGatcattattttagatataaatgaCAATTCGCCATCTTTCATAGAGCAAGTGTACAATTTGGATATTTTTGAATCAGCTTTCCCGGGAGAACGCTACCTGCTGCCGGTGGCTGTAGATGCAGACGTGGGCTCAAATTCTGTGAGGAGCTATAAACTCAGCAATAATGAACATTTTACATTGGACGTGCAGAGCGGAGGCGAGCATAGACTGTCTGCCGAATTAGTGCTACAAAAACCTTTAGATCGAGAGAAACAATCGCATCTTGCTCTTGCACTAACAGCCATGGACGGGGGCAAACCTCCAAAGTCGGGCTCTTTGCAAATACGCGTCAATATACTGGACGTTAATGACAACGTGCCCGTGTTTAGCAAGTCCCTTTATAAAGTGAGTGTCAATGAAGATGCCGCGCAGGGCTCGGTTGTGATCAAATTAAATGCAACTGACAAGGACGAAGGCATGAACAGTAAAATAAGGTATTCATTCATCAAACAAGGAAACGATGACTTGTCTAATATTTTCAATCTTAATGAAGAAACGGGAGAAATCATGATCAAGGGGATGTTAGATTATGAGGAAACCCCTGCTTATGAAGTCAGAATTCAGGCAAAGGATCAAGGTCATTCCCCCCGTAGTACACATGCTAAATTACTCATAGAAATCATTGATATAAATGACAATACTCCTGAAATATCAGTGACATCACTGATGACACCGGTCAAGGAAAACGCAGAAGTGGGGACAATTGTAGCTTTGATTACTGTCAGCGACAAGGATGGTGGAAGCAAGAGTGTCGTTAACTGCGAAGTAGTTGGCTCAGTTCCATTTAAACTTAAGTCCAATTACAAAAATGACTATTCTCTAGTAGTTGATGGAGCACTGGATAGAGAAAGCAACTCTCTTTATAATGTCACTATTTTGGCCACAGATGAAGGAAGTCCACCAATGTCCACTTCCAAAACGATTCCTGTTCAGGTTTCTGATGTTAATGATAATGCCCCACATTTTACTGAAcctatttttaatgtatatgtTAAAGAAAACAGTCCCACTGGATATTCTCTCTGCTCCATCAAAGCAACTGACCCTGATTTGGATGAAAATGCTAAAGTGTCATATGCATTGTTAGATACTTATCCTCGCAATAATCCAATTTCATCACTTCTTCATATGAACTCAGATAGTGGGGAAATACTAAGCTTACAGTCTTTTGACTATGAAAAGGTAAAGACATTTCAGTTTAAAGTTCAGGCCACAGATTCTGGTGTTCCCCCTCTCAGCAGTAACATAACAGTAAATGTTTATATCCTGGATGAGAATGACAATAGTCCGGCCATTTTGGCCCCTTATACTGAGCACGGCTCCGTCAACAGCGAGAGCATCCCCTATTCCGCTGAAGCAGGCTACTTTGTGGCCAAGATCAGGGCCGTAGATGCCGACTCGGGATACAATGCATTGCTCTCCTATCACCTGTCAGAACCTAAAGGCAACAACAACCTCTTCCGGATCGGAACCAGCACCGGAGAGATCCGCACCAAGCGGAAAATGAGTGACAATGACTTGAAGAGTCACCCATTGCTGGTGCTTGTGTCTGACAATGGTGCATCCCCCCTGTCAGCCACTGTGTCTATGGACGTGTTAGTTCTAGAAAGTGCGGCGGACAGCGGCATTCCATTCAGGCACGTCCCCATCAAGGAGGAGAGCTTCTCCCATTTGCACTTGTACTTGCTGGTGGCCATTGTGGCCGTGTCCTTGGTCTTCCTGCTCAGCCTGCTGGCTCTGGTGGCCTTCAGGTGCCACCGACAGACGGATGGAGGTCTGGAGAGGTACGGGGCCCCCATGATCACCACGCACCCCGACGGGAGCTGGTCTTACTCCAAAGCGACGCAGCAGTACGACGTTTGCTTCAGCtcagacacacttaaaagtgACATGGTGGTTTTCCCTACTCCATTCCCACCCATGGAGGCAGAACTGATCAGCATTAATGGAGGAGACACTTTTTCACGGACTCAGACATTACCAAATACAGACAAG CCCAAGATGCCAAATTCTGACTGGAGATATTCAGCCTCCCTGAGAGCAGGTGGTGTCATGCAGAG TTCAGTTCATATGGAGGAATCTGCGGTGATGCAGGGAGCCCAGGGGGTCCTGGTTCAGAACTGGCCCACAGTATCAAGTGCTGCTG ACGCCGAAGGCGGAGAGGTTTCTCCCCCGATGGGCGCCGGAGTGGACAGCAACAGCTGGCACTTCCGCTACGGGCCCGGGGGTCCCGGGGCACCCCCGCAACACCTGAAGCCCGGCGAGGTCCCGCCCGAGGCCTTCATCATCCCCGGCTCCCCCGCCATCATATCCATCCGGCAGAACCAGGGCGGCGAGGACGACAAGAGCGACTTCATCACCTTCGGCAAGAAGGAGGaggccaagaagaagaagaaaaagaagaaggacaAGAAGGACAAAAAGGATAAGAACAAGGATGACGACgagtaa
- the LOC144207602 gene encoding protocadherin alpha-5-like isoform X3 has product MRMKLDDVSRLWICFSWLLFPFWRVASAQIVYSVTEESKPGTTVGNLAKDLHLDGQDLERRALQISGENARYLGVDAKTGILAVTDRIDREEICARRVKCSLEVEAIANAPLNLYRFEVKIIDINDNAPHFRLPGILLNVSEFAFTGERFTLPNALDADVGSYSVKSYKLSPNEHFSLDVQNAGEQSMSAELVLQKALDREKQAMIKLTLTALDGGKPAKSGTLPVTIVVQDVNDNIPVFEQALYKVTVTENAPRGTSVLSVRARDADEGLNGEIVYSFFDHNGDHEIDKFAINSATGEITVNGELDHERSAAVEMRVQAKDKGMNSRASHCKILVEIADVNDNAPAITVTSIVDVVREDAPLDTMVALLTVKDNDADKNGLVNVRIVEAVPFKIKNTYKNHYTLLVNGPLDREQVSKYDVTISASDEGIPSLSSTAVITVHVSDINDNAPRFEEDVVHVFVKENSPAGAVIYAMRADDPDMGENAKISFSVVNSHLRKDDVVRSNVNINAQTGDIIALQSFDYEKLKTFQFKVQATDSGVPPLSSNVTINVYILDENDNSPAILAPYSERGSVNSESIPYSAEAGYFVAKVRAVDADSGYNALLSYHLSEPKGNNNLFRIGTSTGEIRTKRKMSDNDLKSHPLLVLVSDNGESPLSATVSMDVLVLESAADSGIPFRHVPVKEESFSHLHLYLLVAIVAVSLVFLLSLLALVAFRCHRQTDGGLERYGAPMITTHPDGSWSYSKATQQYDVCFSSDTLKSDMVVFPTPFPPVEAELISINGGDTFSRTQTLPTTEKPKMPNSDWRYSASLRAGGVMQSSVHMEESAVMQGAQGVLVQNWPTVSSAADAEGGEVSPPMGAGVDSNSWHFRYGPGGPGAPPQHLKPGEVPPEAFIIPGSPAIISIRQNQGGEDDKSDFITFGKKEEAKKKKKKKKDKKDKKDKNKDDDE; this is encoded by the exons ATGAGAATGAAACTGGACGACGTTTCCCGTCTTTGGATATGTTTCTCCTGGCTTTTGTTTCCCTTCTGGAGGGTAGCCTCGGCTCAGATAGTGTATTCTGTGACGGAAGAATCTAAGCCGGGGACCACGGTGGGCAATTTGGCCAAAGACCTGCATCTCGACGGCCAAGATTTGGAAAGGAGAGCTTTGCAAATATCTGGAGAGAATGCCAGGTATTTGGGGGTCGATGCTAAAACGGGAATACTTGCGGTGACGGACAGGATTGACCGAGAGGAGATTTGTGCCCGGCGTGTCAAGTGCTCGTTGGAAGTGGAAGCCATCGCCAACGCGCCACTCAATCTTTATCGTTTCGAGGTGAAAATTATAGACATCAATGACAATGCCCCGCATTTCAGACTACCCGGAATTCTTCTCAACGTGTCAGAGTTCGCTTTTACCGGAGAAAGATTTACCCTGCCTAACGCATTAGATGCAGATGTCGGCAGTTATTCCGTCAAAAGCTATAAACTCAGCCCAAATGAGCATTTCTCTCTGGATGTTCAAAACGCCGGCGAGCAGTCCATGTCTGCCGAATTGGTGTTGCAAAAAGCTCTAGACCGCGAGAAACAGGCGATGATCAAACTGACGTTAACGGCTCTGGATGGAGGAAAACCCGCTAAATCGGGAACATTGCCGGTCACCATTGTTGTGCAAGACGTGAACGATAATATTCCAGTTTTCGAGCAGGCTTTGTACAAAGTCACCGTGACTGAAAACGCGCCACGCGGCACGAGCGTTCTGTCGGTGCGCGCTCGCGATGCGGACGAGGGCCTTAACGGAGAAattgtgtattctttttttGATCACAATGGTGACCACGAGATTGACAAATTTGCCATTAATTCAGCCACTGGTGAAATTACAGTCAACGGCGAATTGGATCACGAAAGGAGCGCCGCGGTGGAAATGAGAGTGCAGGCAAAGGACAAAGGCATGAATTCCAGAGCGTCACATTGTAAAATTCTGGTGGAAATTGCCGACGTTAACGATAATGCGCCGGCGATAACCGTCACGTCAATAGTGGACGTAGTGAGGGAAGACGCGCCGCTCGACACCATGGTGGCGCTCTTGACGGTAAAAGACAACGACGCGGACAAAAATGGGCTAGTGAATGTTCGGATTGTGGAGGCTGTGccctttaaaattaaaaacaccTACAAAAATCACTACACGCTGCTTGTCAATGGGCCGTTAGACCGAGAACAAGTTTCCAAGTATGACGTTACAATCAGCGCGTCCGACGAAGGCATTCCTTCGCTCTCCAGTACAGCAGTCATTACCGTGCACGTTTCCGATATCAATGACAACGCGCCCCGCTTCGAAGAAGATGTAGTTCATGTTTTTGTTAAAGAAAACAGTCCCGCCGGCGCAGTTATCTATGCAATGAGGGCAGATGATCCAGACATGGGAGAAAACGCCAAAATTTCCTTTTCCGTTGTCAATAGTCATTTGCGTAAAGATGACGTGGTGCGATCCAATGTTAACATTAATGCTCAAACCGGGGACATCATAGCTTTGCAGTCTTTTGACTATGAGAAGTTAAAGACCTTTCAGTTTAAAGTCCAGGCCACAGATTCTGGTGTTCCTCCACTTAGTAGCAACGTTACAATTAATGTTTATATCCTGGATGAGAATGACAATAGTCCGGCCATTTTGGCCCCCTATTCCGAGCGTGGCTCCGTCAACAGCGAGAGCATCCCTTACTCCGCCGAAGCCGGCTACTTTGTGGCCAAGGTCAGGGCCGTAGACGCCGACTCGGGATACAATGCATTGCTCTCTTATCATCTGTCAGAACCTAAAGGAAACAACAACCTCTTCCGGATTGGAACCAGCACCGGGGAGATCCGCACCAAGCGGAAAATGAGTGACAATGACTTGAAGAGTCACCCCTTGTTGGTGCTGGTATCTGATAACGGTGAATCCCCCCTGTCAGCCACTGTGTCTATGGACGTGCTAGTTCTGGAAAGTGCAGCGGACAGCGGCATTCCATTCAGACACGTCCCCGTCAAGGAGGAGAGCTTCTCCCATTTGCACTTATACCTGCTGGTGGCCATTGTGGCTGTGTCCTTGGTCTTCCTGCTCAGCCTGTTGGCCTTGGTGGCCTTCAGGTGCCACCGACAGACGGATGGAGGTCTGGAGCGGTACGGGGCCCCCATGATCACCACCCATCCCGACGGGAGCTGGTCTTACTCCAAAGCAACACAACAGTACGACGTGTGCTTCAGCTCAGACACGCTGAAAAGTGACATGGTGGTTTTCCCCACACCGTTCCCACCCGTAGAGGCAGAACTGATCAGCATTAATGGAGGAGACACTTTTAGCAGGACTCAGACGTTACCCACGACTGAGAAG CCCAAGATGCCAAATTCTGACTGGAGATATTCAGCCTCCCTGAGAGCAGGTGGTGTCATGCAGAG TTCAGTTCATATGGAGGAATCTGCGGTGATGCAGGGAGCCCAGGGGGTCCTGGTTCAGAACTGGCCCACAGTATCAAGTGCTGCTG ACGCCGAAGGCGGAGAGGTTTCTCCCCCGATGGGCGCCGGAGTGGACAGCAACAGCTGGCACTTCCGCTACGGGCCCGGGGGTCCCGGGGCACCCCCGCAACACCTGAAGCCCGGCGAGGTCCCGCCCGAGGCCTTCATCATCCCCGGCTCCCCCGCCATCATATCCATCCGGCAGAACCAGGGCGGCGAGGACGACAAGAGCGACTTCATCACCTTCGGCAAGAAGGAGGaggccaagaagaagaagaaaaagaagaaggacaAGAAGGACAAAAAGGATAAGAACAAGGATGACGACgagtaa